One region of Glutamicibacter sp. B1 genomic DNA includes:
- a CDS encoding carbohydrate ABC transporter permease, translating into MLPRRSKLSVAVFLLPPLVIYGVAVLLPIIQSLVLSFFSWDGITDMDFVGLDNYVKMLSRDDVFWTAFINAVGYLIICLVLQLGGALIVSSLLTALPKARELVKTLYLLPAVISTVAIAFLFLRVYSLEPVGMLNQLLEWVGLGQLQTAWLSNVQTVLAAVSIPEGWRYTGLYMLIIYAALISVPRELEEAARLDGASWWQVFWNVRFPHIRPVWTTTTIMATTFALRGFDIPYLLTNGGPGQSSELLTTYMYKTAFVHTDYGYASAISVFIVIECLVAVGLILLMLRRKEDS; encoded by the coding sequence ATGTTGCCTCGTCGTTCCAAGCTATCGGTGGCGGTATTTCTTCTGCCACCACTGGTGATCTATGGCGTTGCCGTACTACTTCCTATCATTCAGTCCCTAGTCCTGAGCTTCTTTAGCTGGGACGGCATTACCGACATGGATTTTGTCGGTCTTGATAACTACGTGAAGATGCTTTCTCGTGATGATGTCTTTTGGACCGCGTTTATCAATGCAGTGGGATACCTCATCATCTGCTTGGTCCTCCAACTTGGGGGAGCTCTAATAGTTTCCAGTTTGCTCACGGCTCTGCCTAAAGCGCGCGAACTGGTCAAGACCCTGTACTTGTTGCCTGCAGTGATCTCTACTGTGGCCATCGCCTTCTTGTTCCTGCGGGTCTACTCGTTGGAGCCAGTAGGTATGTTGAACCAGCTACTTGAATGGGTTGGCCTTGGCCAATTGCAAACGGCGTGGCTGTCCAATGTTCAGACCGTCCTGGCAGCAGTATCCATTCCTGAAGGATGGCGCTACACCGGCCTATACATGCTGATCATCTACGCGGCGCTGATCTCGGTTCCTCGCGAACTCGAAGAAGCCGCCCGTTTGGATGGAGCCTCGTGGTGGCAAGTTTTCTGGAACGTACGCTTCCCACATATTCGTCCGGTGTGGACCACGACAACCATCATGGCAACCACCTTTGCCTTGCGTGGTTTTGATATTCCGTATCTGCTGACCAACGGTGGCCCAGGGCAATCCTCGGAACTGCTCACCACCTACATGTATAAGACGGCCTTTGTGCACACCGACTATGGCTATGCCAGTGCAATCTCGGTCTTCATTGTGATCGAGTGCCTCGTAGCCGTTGGCCTGATCCTTCTAATGCTGCGACGAAAGGAAGACTCGTGA
- a CDS encoding glycoside hydrolase family 32 protein has protein sequence MTAQGFYQPNGAWVGDVIPWQEDGVFHLFYLHEDRGVSGDGMPWHRIVTKDVVNFEETGEAIASGGATADDYNIYTGSIIVDVEGTHHAFYTGQNPNHLGADGRALQLVMHATSHDGMETWQRHPEDTFGASAGYETGDWRDPYVFWDAESNLWRMLITARHNTGAERRRGVIAQCTSTDLSTWEPIEPFWDPRRYIAHECPEVFQWGDWWYLVYSEFSDAFTTRYRMSRSLNGPWIVPEFDTLDGRAYYASKSAERDGRRFFFGWIASKENSSDAGAWQWAGTLSVLEAEQREDGTLAFHPPAEFRSTFQEPEDVLPAQTRLVANDGYADLLTEEDTPTSFRLRAHFEIEEGTREVGVLLRASADGDEGYALRLEPQRNRLVLDRWPRRVPGTEQWHIDGDVPFAIELERPAVIGAGPHELDIIVHGDLCVATLDDATVLSTRLYDRPTGRAGAFVGEGAVTISQFTIATRDIETTTESPQESLAFTPSV, from the coding sequence ATGACTGCACAAGGTTTCTACCAACCCAACGGTGCGTGGGTAGGCGATGTCATTCCCTGGCAGGAGGATGGAGTCTTCCATCTCTTCTACCTTCACGAAGACCGCGGAGTCTCTGGAGACGGAATGCCATGGCATCGCATCGTGACCAAAGACGTGGTGAACTTCGAAGAAACCGGAGAAGCAATTGCTTCCGGCGGAGCCACGGCAGATGACTACAACATCTACACCGGCAGCATCATCGTTGATGTCGAAGGTACACACCACGCGTTCTACACCGGCCAGAATCCAAACCATCTCGGAGCAGACGGGCGTGCACTACAGCTGGTTATGCACGCAACGAGCCACGACGGCATGGAAACCTGGCAACGCCACCCCGAAGACACCTTTGGTGCCAGTGCAGGTTATGAGACCGGTGACTGGCGAGACCCATACGTCTTCTGGGACGCGGAATCAAACCTGTGGCGCATGCTCATTACCGCTCGCCACAATACTGGCGCAGAACGGCGCCGCGGAGTCATCGCTCAGTGCACCTCCACTGACCTATCCACTTGGGAGCCGATAGAACCCTTCTGGGATCCACGCCGCTACATCGCCCACGAATGCCCCGAAGTTTTCCAATGGGGAGACTGGTGGTACCTGGTCTACTCGGAATTCAGCGATGCCTTCACCACCAGATATCGCATGTCGCGCAGCCTCAACGGACCATGGATTGTTCCAGAATTCGACACCTTGGACGGGCGAGCATACTACGCCTCCAAATCGGCAGAACGAGACGGACGCAGGTTCTTCTTTGGCTGGATCGCTTCCAAAGAAAACTCAAGCGACGCCGGTGCCTGGCAATGGGCAGGAACCCTCTCGGTTCTTGAAGCGGAGCAACGTGAGGACGGAACCCTAGCGTTCCACCCACCAGCCGAGTTCCGATCAACCTTCCAAGAGCCAGAAGATGTACTACCTGCTCAAACCCGTTTGGTAGCTAACGACGGCTACGCCGATCTGCTCACCGAAGAAGACACCCCAACTTCCTTCCGACTGCGTGCTCACTTTGAGATTGAAGAAGGAACCCGTGAGGTAGGCGTCCTGTTGCGGGCTAGTGCTGACGGGGATGAGGGCTATGCATTGCGCCTCGAACCACAACGTAACCGCCTCGTTTTGGACCGGTGGCCACGCAGAGTTCCAGGTACCGAACAATGGCACATCGATGGAGACGTACCCTTCGCGATTGAGCTTGAGCGACCAGCAGTCATCGGAGCAGGTCCTCACGAATTGGACATCATTGTTCACGGCGATTTGTGCGTTGCCACTCTGGACGATGCAACGGTGCTGAGCACCCGACTTTATGACAGGCCAACCGGTCGTGCCGGTGCCTTTGTCGGTGAGGGAGCAGTCACCATCTCACAATTCACCATCGCAACACGCGATATCGAAACCACTACTGAATCACCTCAGGAAAGCTTGGCTTTCACTCCATCGGTATAA
- the tsaE gene encoding tRNA (adenosine(37)-N6)-threonylcarbamoyltransferase complex ATPase subunit type 1 TsaE: MNEASQEFTCQLTDLTQTEALGEALGAQLKAGDLVILTGALGAGKTTLTQSLGVGLNVREGIISPTFVLARQHPSLADGPTLIHVDAYRLKDQNDVDTLDLESTLTESVTVVEWGLGKVEHLSDSRLEITLDREVNAIAVENPWEESEEELDEPREFTLKAIGPRWDSQSFALLKDNLRSAITAQPTGEKHA; this comes from the coding sequence GTGAATGAAGCTAGCCAAGAGTTCACTTGCCAGCTCACGGACCTCACACAAACTGAAGCGCTCGGCGAAGCATTGGGAGCACAGCTAAAAGCAGGGGATCTGGTGATTCTCACCGGTGCGCTTGGCGCCGGAAAGACTACACTGACTCAATCACTGGGCGTGGGACTGAATGTGCGAGAAGGAATCATCTCACCGACATTTGTTCTGGCTCGCCAGCACCCATCTCTGGCAGACGGGCCCACCCTGATACACGTCGACGCCTACCGTCTAAAAGATCAGAATGATGTGGACACCCTTGACCTAGAATCAACGTTGACTGAATCAGTTACGGTGGTCGAGTGGGGATTGGGGAAAGTCGAACACCTCTCAGATTCACGCCTCGAAATCACCTTGGACCGTGAGGTCAACGCAATAGCAGTAGAGAATCCATGGGAAGAATCCGAAGAAGAATTGGATGAACCTAGAGAATTCACGCTCAAAGCTATTGGTCCACGCTGGGACTCACAGAGCTTTGCTCTGCTGAAAGACAACCTGCGCTCTGCCATTACTGCACAGCCCACCGGAGAGAAGCATGCCTAA
- a CDS encoding LacI family DNA-binding transcriptional regulator: MRTERHSKHGAPVTMRDIAKEAGVSVATVSHVVNNKQGARIGEETRQRVHEAIDLLGYRTNALAKTLSVGSSRFIGLVADAIATTPFAGQIIHGAQDEAWKHGYVLLVANIDGNKAAENDAIAMMLEHQVRGILYSTWYHREIEVPESLHQTDTVLVDCFSTGSGLPAVVPDEEQGGKAATQELIDAGHQRIAFINTTTPSPALTGRLAGYRSALESSGLEFDASLVISAVPEQEGGYEVTSAIIASGASAVFCHNDRVAMGLYDGLRVRGLDVPKDIAVVGFDNQEVIAAHLRPPLTTVALPHYEIGAAGIRVLLGLEREQDNALYLINCPAIKRQSV; this comes from the coding sequence ATGAGGACAGAGAGACACAGTAAACACGGTGCTCCTGTCACCATGCGAGACATTGCCAAGGAAGCCGGCGTATCGGTGGCAACTGTCTCGCATGTAGTCAACAACAAACAGGGTGCACGCATTGGTGAGGAGACTCGCCAACGCGTGCACGAGGCCATCGATCTTCTGGGCTATCGAACCAACGCTTTGGCGAAAACCCTGTCGGTTGGATCCTCACGGTTTATTGGATTGGTTGCTGACGCCATCGCAACCACGCCCTTCGCGGGGCAGATCATTCACGGTGCTCAAGATGAGGCGTGGAAACACGGCTACGTGTTGTTGGTGGCCAACATCGATGGCAATAAAGCCGCTGAAAATGATGCCATTGCCATGATGCTTGAACATCAAGTTCGCGGCATCCTGTACTCCACCTGGTACCACCGCGAAATTGAAGTCCCGGAATCACTACACCAAACCGACACCGTATTGGTTGACTGTTTCTCCACCGGAAGCGGCCTTCCAGCGGTGGTTCCTGATGAAGAACAAGGAGGTAAGGCAGCAACGCAAGAACTCATTGATGCAGGGCATCAACGAATAGCGTTTATCAATACAACCACCCCTTCACCGGCATTGACCGGCCGTCTAGCTGGCTATCGCTCAGCACTTGAATCCTCAGGGCTCGAATTCGATGCGTCCCTTGTCATCTCGGCCGTTCCTGAACAAGAGGGAGGCTATGAGGTAACCAGCGCGATTATCGCTTCTGGTGCGAGCGCTGTGTTCTGTCACAACGACCGAGTGGCTATGGGCCTCTATGACGGACTGAGGGTCCGAGGTCTAGATGTCCCTAAAGATATTGCCGTGGTCGGATTTGATAATCAGGAAGTCATCGCGGCCCACCTGAGGCCACCACTGACCACGGTGGCCTTGCCACACTACGAGATTGGAGCCGCTGGAATACGAGTTCTCTTAGGGCTGGAACGTGAACAAGACAATGCGTTATATCTGATCAATTGTCCGGCTATTAAACGCCAGTCCGTTTAG
- the tsaD gene encoding tRNA (adenosine(37)-N6)-threonylcarbamoyltransferase complex transferase subunit TsaD produces MSTTEPIVLGIESSCDETGVGIVRGNRLLANAVSSSMDEHVRFGGVIPEIAARAHLEAFVPTLQAALDTAELTLDDIDAIAVTSGPGLAGALMVGVSAAKALALATGKPLYGINHLVAHVGVGVLEGTILPPTFGALLVSGGHTEILKVTSLTNDVQLLGSTIDDAAGEAYDKTARLLGLGYPGGPAIDKAAKEGDRKAFRFPRGLTLPKFVGNEENPGKHRHNFSFSGLKTAVARCVEHFEANGEEIPVADIAASFQEAVVDVITSKAVRAMQEHGLKTVLLGGGVAANTRLRELLAARCGSAGISLVVPPFSLCTDNGGMVAALGAQLVADGVAPSGLDFATDSSQPVTNIVLS; encoded by the coding sequence ATGAGCACTACTGAACCCATTGTTCTCGGCATTGAATCTTCGTGCGATGAAACCGGTGTGGGCATTGTGCGTGGCAATCGACTGTTGGCCAACGCGGTATCGAGCTCCATGGATGAGCATGTTCGCTTCGGCGGGGTCATTCCTGAGATTGCTGCCCGTGCACACCTTGAGGCCTTTGTCCCAACCTTGCAGGCTGCTCTAGACACCGCAGAACTGACCTTGGATGATATTGATGCCATAGCAGTGACCAGCGGCCCGGGCCTGGCTGGAGCACTCATGGTGGGAGTCTCGGCTGCCAAAGCACTGGCCCTAGCTACCGGTAAACCACTGTATGGAATCAACCACCTCGTAGCCCACGTTGGAGTAGGTGTCCTTGAAGGAACAATTCTTCCTCCGACCTTCGGCGCATTGCTGGTCTCTGGCGGGCACACCGAGATCTTGAAAGTCACCTCACTGACCAATGACGTGCAATTGCTTGGCTCCACCATTGACGACGCTGCCGGCGAAGCCTACGACAAGACCGCGCGACTTCTAGGACTGGGCTATCCTGGTGGACCGGCCATCGATAAGGCTGCTAAGGAAGGAGACCGTAAAGCCTTCCGTTTCCCTCGTGGATTGACCCTGCCTAAATTTGTGGGCAACGAGGAGAATCCTGGCAAACACCGCCATAACTTCTCCTTCTCCGGGCTGAAGACCGCCGTGGCGCGCTGCGTAGAACACTTCGAAGCCAATGGCGAAGAAATCCCTGTGGCTGATATTGCCGCTTCATTCCAGGAAGCTGTGGTGGATGTGATTACCTCCAAGGCCGTTCGGGCCATGCAAGAGCATGGTTTGAAGACCGTGCTGCTTGGTGGGGGAGTCGCAGCTAATACTCGACTGCGTGAACTCCTCGCTGCACGATGCGGCTCGGCCGGAATCTCATTGGTCGTACCCCCGTTTAGCCTATGTACCGATAACGGCGGAATGGTTGCTGCCCTGGGCGCTCAGCTCGTCGCTGACGGCGTGGCACCCTCAGGGCTGGACTTCGCGACAGATTCATCGCAGCCGGTAACCAACATTGTTCTAAGCTAG
- the rimI gene encoding ribosomal protein S18-alanine N-acetyltransferase, translating to MSVTLREMTADDIPEVHQLETELFPEDAWPLAAFESELAQSETRNYWVYESDGQIIGYAGLCTVLPISDVQTIAINPEFQGQGLGRKLLTLLVETAKQRNALDVMLEVRFDNPTAIGLYESMGFITIHRRVGYYKGGVDALIMRLQLDAPQGQEEAHKV from the coding sequence ATGAGCGTGACCTTACGCGAGATGACTGCGGATGATATCCCTGAGGTTCATCAACTTGAGACTGAACTCTTCCCTGAAGACGCGTGGCCTCTAGCCGCCTTCGAATCGGAACTGGCGCAGAGCGAAACTCGGAATTACTGGGTGTACGAGAGCGATGGCCAGATCATCGGCTATGCCGGGCTATGTACAGTCTTGCCTATTAGTGATGTTCAAACCATCGCCATTAATCCTGAATTTCAGGGACAAGGGCTGGGGCGCAAACTACTGACACTTTTGGTTGAGACTGCCAAACAGCGGAACGCCCTGGATGTCATGCTGGAAGTCCGTTTTGATAATCCGACGGCCATTGGCCTGTATGAATCGATGGGCTTCATTACGATCCATCGACGCGTTGGTTATTACAAGGGTGGCGTTGACGCCTTGATCATGAGACTGCAATTGGATGCCCCGCAGGGACAAGAGGAAGCACACAAAGTATGA
- a CDS encoding glycoside hydrolase family 32 protein: protein MMHEISRRSLFQIAGVGALGLYAAGALPAAARAQNSQRALYHMTPPKGWLCDPQRPVYLNGTYHLYYLHSGVNNGNGDWDHATTADGVSFTHHGVAIAQKPDFPVWTGSTVIDEDDTAGFGPGTLIALATQPTDGIRKYQEQYLYWSTDGGYTFQGLPDPVIVNTDGRSATTQAEIENAEWCRDPKIHWDSARNEWVCVIGRARYAAFYTSTNLRDWQLKRNFDFPNHDLGGIECPDLFEMTADDGTKHWVLGASMDAYSVDLPMTYAYWTGEWDGEQFNADDLEPQWLDWGWDWYGAVSWPSAQNPETRRLAIGWMNNWKYANRDVPTDATDHYNGQNSIVRELELSAQAGGKYSLLSSPVSALSSYATSTVPFEDQNVDGSFVLPWNGRAYELELDISWDSAANVGVSVGRSADGKRHTNIGKYGSDLYVDRGPSDLDGYSLSPYSRAAAPIDAGARSVHLRIFVDMQSVEVFVNDGHTVISQQVHFTEGDTGISFYTDGGPATFSGISIKEFAERI, encoded by the coding sequence ATGATGCACGAAATTTCTCGACGTAGTTTGTTTCAAATTGCTGGTGTTGGTGCACTCGGGTTGTATGCCGCCGGTGCACTACCGGCAGCAGCCCGGGCGCAAAACTCTCAACGGGCCTTATATCACATGACGCCGCCTAAAGGATGGCTGTGCGACCCACAACGTCCGGTATATCTCAACGGCACTTACCATCTTTACTATCTTCATTCCGGGGTGAACAACGGCAACGGCGACTGGGACCACGCGACAACTGCGGATGGGGTTTCCTTCACTCATCACGGAGTCGCAATTGCACAAAAACCAGACTTTCCCGTGTGGACCGGATCAACGGTAATTGATGAAGATGATACGGCTGGGTTTGGGCCAGGAACCCTCATCGCATTAGCTACCCAGCCCACCGATGGCATCCGCAAATACCAGGAGCAATACCTGTACTGGTCAACCGATGGCGGCTATACCTTCCAGGGCCTGCCAGACCCGGTCATCGTCAATACCGATGGCCGAAGTGCCACGACACAAGCCGAGATTGAAAACGCTGAATGGTGCCGTGACCCGAAAATTCATTGGGACTCGGCACGCAATGAATGGGTTTGTGTCATAGGGCGAGCCCGCTACGCAGCGTTTTACACCTCAACCAATCTGCGTGACTGGCAGCTGAAGCGAAACTTCGATTTTCCGAATCATGACCTGGGCGGCATCGAATGCCCAGATCTCTTCGAAATGACCGCCGATGATGGGACTAAGCACTGGGTCCTTGGCGCCAGCATGGATGCCTATAGTGTCGATTTGCCGATGACATACGCCTACTGGACAGGGGAGTGGGATGGAGAACAATTTAATGCCGATGATCTAGAACCTCAGTGGCTTGACTGGGGGTGGGATTGGTATGGAGCTGTCTCCTGGCCTTCTGCCCAGAACCCAGAAACCAGAAGGCTGGCGATCGGTTGGATGAATAACTGGAAATACGCGAATCGTGATGTCCCTACCGATGCCACAGATCATTACAACGGGCAAAACTCCATCGTGCGCGAACTAGAACTTTCTGCACAAGCCGGTGGGAAGTATTCCTTGCTTAGTAGCCCGGTGAGTGCGCTGTCTTCCTATGCCACATCGACGGTCCCCTTTGAGGATCAGAATGTTGACGGCAGTTTCGTCCTTCCTTGGAATGGACGTGCCTATGAACTCGAACTCGACATTAGTTGGGACTCTGCAGCGAATGTCGGTGTTTCTGTAGGACGTTCGGCGGACGGGAAGCGGCATACAAATATCGGCAAATATGGGAGCGATCTCTATGTGGATCGTGGGCCATCAGATCTGGACGGCTATTCGTTGAGCCCCTATTCAAGGGCTGCCGCGCCTATCGATGCTGGTGCACGGTCGGTGCACTTAAGGATCTTTGTAGATATGCAAAGCGTCGAAGTGTTCGTCAATGACGGTCACACTGTGATTTCGCAGCAGGTGCACTTCACAGAAGGAGATACCGGTATCTCCTTCTACACTGACGGTGGCCCGGCAACATTCTCAGGGATCAGCATCAAGGAATTTGCTGAACGGATCTGA
- a CDS encoding ABC transporter substrate-binding protein, with translation MAKTTRRTKFLPILAAAALALSSCGGGAGADPSNVNPEGEIKPREISWLLSRPADGGVIKTMEQIADEYAETHPGFSLNLVTTPDRPSYIQKYETLAAANKLPELFDTDATPFAQKLASKGQMIDVDKLLTDLGLSDEYREAALNYQRFDDGSLYMVPFEFQLEFFWYNKDVFKKAGVEVPASLDDFPAMCEALKDEGITPIALDGKDQWPLERYMSYYPFRMSGPEYVQKLKTGEASFSDPEGKAAAQWLSDLGKAGCFQKGFSSAGYSDAQGLFTSGKAGVYNIGTWELGNLATDTLDAKVRDDVDYFTLPTIDGSATAENEYVTPSGIGMAVNAKTYDPLVRDFLAFALERYPELYASTGALSPTTGAKTTVPKTATKLYDQAIKQADEVGSAIAMPWDTQLDPATNTRLQQELTLLVQGDITPDEFVATMDAALKENVGD, from the coding sequence ATGGCTAAGACAACTCGCCGCACCAAGTTCCTGCCCATCCTCGCCGCAGCAGCCCTCGCGCTCTCTAGCTGTGGAGGAGGAGCGGGAGCAGACCCATCCAACGTGAACCCAGAAGGGGAGATCAAGCCCCGCGAAATTTCTTGGTTGCTCTCACGACCCGCTGACGGCGGAGTGATCAAAACGATGGAACAGATTGCTGACGAATACGCAGAAACTCACCCAGGTTTCTCCCTGAACCTCGTCACCACACCAGACCGTCCTTCCTACATTCAGAAGTACGAAACCCTAGCCGCCGCGAACAAGCTTCCAGAGCTCTTCGACACGGATGCCACCCCTTTCGCTCAGAAGTTGGCCAGCAAGGGGCAGATGATCGATGTTGACAAGTTGCTCACGGATCTTGGCCTGAGCGATGAATACCGTGAGGCGGCACTGAACTACCAGCGCTTTGATGACGGCTCCCTGTACATGGTTCCCTTCGAGTTCCAGCTGGAATTCTTCTGGTACAACAAGGACGTCTTCAAGAAGGCAGGCGTTGAAGTCCCAGCTTCGCTCGATGATTTCCCAGCTATGTGCGAGGCATTAAAAGACGAGGGCATCACCCCTATCGCCCTAGATGGCAAAGACCAGTGGCCGCTGGAACGCTACATGTCTTACTACCCATTCCGCATGTCCGGTCCGGAATACGTACAAAAGTTGAAGACCGGTGAAGCAAGCTTCTCAGACCCAGAAGGCAAAGCTGCAGCCCAGTGGCTCTCGGATCTTGGCAAGGCAGGATGTTTCCAGAAGGGCTTCTCGTCCGCCGGCTACTCGGATGCACAGGGACTATTCACCAGTGGTAAGGCCGGTGTCTACAACATTGGCACCTGGGAGCTAGGCAACCTGGCCACCGATACCTTGGACGCCAAGGTTCGCGACGACGTTGACTACTTCACCCTGCCGACCATTGATGGGTCCGCCACCGCAGAGAACGAATATGTCACCCCTTCAGGCATTGGTATGGCCGTGAACGCTAAAACCTATGACCCTCTAGTACGCGACTTCCTCGCCTTTGCTCTGGAACGCTACCCAGAGCTCTACGCTTCCACCGGTGCACTATCACCAACCACCGGAGCGAAGACCACCGTGCCTAAGACGGCCACCAAGCTGTACGACCAGGCCATCAAGCAAGCTGATGAAGTTGGCAGTGCCATCGCGATGCCGTGGGACACCCAGCTGGATCCAGCAACCAATACCCGACTGCAGCAGGAACTGACCCTGCTGGTCCAGGGCGACATTACTCCAGATGAGTTCGTCGCCACCATGGACGCCGCACTAAAGGAGAACGTCGGTGACTAG
- the tsaB gene encoding tRNA (adenosine(37)-N6)-threonylcarbamoyltransferase complex dimerization subunit type 1 TsaB translates to MPNYLSIDTSAHASVALVDYTTGSVIAQKTSPKGNDQTETLASYVRDLLEENNEQGKNLAGIFVGVGPGPFTGLRVGLVAARTFGFVWNVPVYGVMSLHALAERVLRSGESPEEFVVASDARRKELYWARYDSDGKLLDGPHVSSATELPALPVYGVGAGLYVEELESVGAKPWVRSFDWVVDAAHLVDRGMDDLLAGKDLSDTAPQYLRESDAQVPAFMKQAKA, encoded by the coding sequence ATGCCTAACTACCTGTCCATCGACACTTCGGCACATGCCTCGGTAGCACTGGTCGACTACACCACTGGTTCAGTTATTGCCCAGAAGACATCCCCTAAGGGAAATGACCAGACAGAGACCTTGGCCAGCTACGTCAGGGACTTACTGGAAGAAAACAACGAGCAAGGTAAAAACCTTGCTGGCATTTTTGTTGGTGTCGGCCCAGGGCCATTCACCGGACTGCGCGTTGGTCTGGTGGCGGCACGCACCTTCGGTTTTGTATGGAATGTCCCGGTCTATGGAGTGATGTCCCTTCACGCGCTCGCTGAACGCGTACTTCGTTCTGGAGAGAGCCCAGAAGAATTCGTTGTTGCTTCGGATGCGCGACGCAAAGAGCTGTACTGGGCACGCTATGACAGCGACGGCAAGCTGTTGGACGGTCCTCATGTCTCGTCTGCCACTGAGCTGCCTGCCTTGCCTGTCTATGGCGTGGGAGCCGGACTGTACGTCGAAGAACTAGAATCTGTTGGCGCTAAGCCATGGGTGCGGTCTTTCGATTGGGTTGTGGACGCAGCGCATCTGGTCGATCGTGGAATGGATGATCTGTTGGCAGGCAAAGACCTATCCGACACAGCCCCGCAGTACCTTCGCGAGTCTGACGCTCAAGTTCCAGCATTCATGAAGCAGGCCAAAGCATGA
- a CDS encoding carbohydrate ABC transporter permease — translation MIEPPVAKKPQPSQGRPRKLKIQRTLLTVTIVLIVIVQVYPLLWLFLTSFRTAADFAGGNAFSWPSEFTLENYSRAFETGNLGLNIVNSLIVTLGASALIVVAGMMAAYALEVLGFRLSPLVRALFMLGIIVPVQIALVPLFIDYSKVGLLDTHLSMIVPLAAFSLPMSIYLFSSFYGFIPRETYEAASLDGAGPYRIFAQITLPLSLNTIVTVVLVNSIFIWNDFIFANTFVLSDGLKTIPLGLQNYIGAMGNTDWTATFAAVCVSVTPLLLVFLVLNKAMIQGLESGATKG, via the coding sequence ATGATTGAGCCGCCGGTCGCCAAGAAGCCACAACCTTCGCAGGGGAGGCCACGAAAGCTCAAAATACAGCGCACTCTACTGACCGTGACCATCGTGCTCATCGTCATCGTGCAGGTGTACCCGCTGCTGTGGCTGTTCTTGACCAGTTTCCGCACAGCAGCTGATTTTGCTGGTGGCAATGCCTTCTCCTGGCCCAGCGAATTCACGTTGGAGAATTATTCGCGAGCATTTGAGACCGGTAATCTCGGCCTCAATATCGTCAATAGTTTGATAGTCACTCTTGGAGCCAGTGCACTGATCGTTGTCGCAGGCATGATGGCAGCCTACGCGTTGGAAGTCCTAGGTTTCCGACTCAGCCCGCTGGTCAGAGCCCTGTTCATGCTGGGCATTATCGTTCCGGTACAGATTGCCCTGGTGCCGTTGTTCATTGACTATTCAAAAGTCGGGTTGCTCGATACCCATCTGTCGATGATCGTTCCGTTGGCTGCCTTCTCGCTACCGATGTCCATTTATCTGTTCTCGTCGTTCTACGGATTCATTCCGCGAGAGACTTACGAAGCAGCTTCCCTTGATGGCGCCGGACCGTACCGTATCTTTGCCCAGATCACTCTTCCACTGTCGCTGAATACCATCGTCACTGTGGTGCTGGTTAACAGTATTTTCATTTGGAATGATTTCATCTTCGCCAATACCTTCGTGCTCTCCGACGGACTGAAAACTATTCCACTTGGCCTGCAGAACTACATTGGCGCCATGGGAAATACGGACTGGACAGCCACCTTTGCAGCTGTGTGTGTTTCGGTCACGCCACTACTCTTGGTATTCCTCGTGCTGAACAAGGCAATGATTCAAGGCTTGGAGAGCGGAGCAACTAAGGGATGA